One Dermatophagoides farinae isolate YC_2012a chromosome 1, ASM2471394v1, whole genome shotgun sequence genomic region harbors:
- the LOC124492376 gene encoding chitin synthase chs-2 isoform X3: MAIIAKLFLHLMATMTRVDKSIQICKKNLLDDSYDHSALIPLYTRLELKSDERIAWIWMLFFVLISPDIILFFRSIHSCLFKNYSLPDFYATLMIFLSSTSEVIGISLLVYVVLPSFDTIVGLMITNSLFLIPSLFHFMRAIKMDNPEQRQSISNRIMKILYLIAFIFQIMSIIVWPILLLIKDSKYKSTTIEDNVFDPRRDDIHLSWIIPIACILITFGYWENFLGNNNPDDDSSSKIQNRFIQSLYQIKDNSKRSKFAIYLFVSIWKCLLHLAIMLVIQGLLAIHQPKTTDANDNDVDDDSNMNRMADMMNFMFTNFTQAFRQHPITLVANAGFNYRHPTIDSDPMLPIWIGLIQIAAAFFCYQTINFVCKICIQPLGFGLPITMAMPLTVSLTHSLGQIAINDRCWLPDQWNIFDYTFFNVPYDIFDHKCWINYLFYAIWMMTFISQIIITNHIWISSKERLASTNQLFMLPLYSSAFIDQSLMLNRRRNYDNDIWSSLLNENEADSSMDGRKSPMQEFQRKSSKENDDNDIRIYACATVWHETADELLQMLKSIMRMDKDQCCRSLAVKCLQVKKRDVDFYQFETHLLVDDAFKKGKYYKKNANDLDINEYVQTLIDVLDEAAQNVHQRYITIKPPIIHMTPYGGRIEWILPGRTKLIAHLKDKSRIRHRKRWSQVMYMYYLLGYKIYQQEPDRRDALMKNTYLLALDGDINFQPDAVLLLVDLMRKNSKLGAACGRVHPVGVGPMAWYQKFEYAISHWLQKATEHVFGCVLCSPGCFSLFRASALSDTNVMNRYTTKPTEAIHYVQYDQGEDRWLCTLLLQQGWKVEYSAASDSFTHCPEGFDEFYIQRRRWAPSTMANIIDLLKSYRNTVRANDDISSLYMLYQAGLMLGTILSPGTIFLMLVGAVNNSFGLKNEISFYINIVPVLIFVLAGFFTDNKKQILVAQIFSTFYVMLMLAVLVSTGIEIYDESIFSPSVIFFVGMLTVFIISALIHPQEFTCLIPVVIYMLMIPSMYLLLTLYSIINLNVVVWGTRENPQTVETKQPVQPTPKQSDNFLHDVRQYFRNRSRKLEVLNCVCCGSSRNDDELSLLHEIKDSMHQVRSDMDKMKTQNSVGSNIIRRMSLWNRRRSTIAEPTPDQLEKDPLLADDAQDIIDEDVLLNIANQPISDEVKEAEEISNLRRPRWIHNKHLKNANTHPIDEEEEKFWTLFIEKYLKPLDKNEEHEKKVKSDLINLRNQAFFALSIINIIFVLFVYLMQLHKDIFSFEITLSQTQNGTKTVLIEDEEHDIPIYVTKKIAMDPVGFILILFFGVIIIIQFIGMLLHRMGTLTHLLAFTDLNFFQVRAEDIKEKRQLDQNSLQLVQSIMNDTEESDQDYGHFDMEEFFLPAMLRVMDPDTAYEMIKKMKPNTNVSKKKLGAELSRRSSTFVGRSTFYTMPEENDENTDDNSYDKQHFKENVSDSDSIDMSIFSRGSSPIRKDAPISVESDDSTYL; encoded by the exons ATGGCAATCATAGcgaaattatttttacatttgatGGCAACAATGACACGTGTGGATAAAAGTATAcaaatttgtaaaaaaaatcttctcGATGATAGTTATGATCATTCAGCTCTTATACCATTGTATACGCGTTTGGAATTAAAATCTGATGAACGTATCGCTTGGATATGGATGCTATTTTTCGTATTAATTTCTCCTGATATTATACTTTTCTTTCGTagtattcattcatgtttatTTAAGAATTATTCACTTCCAGATTTTTATGCAACAttaatgatatttttatcaagTACTTCCGAAGTAATTGGCATTTCATTATTGGTTTATGTAGTGTTGCCATCATTTGATACAATTGTTGGCTTGATGATTacaaattcattgtttttgattccatcattgtttcatttcatgagAGCTATTAAAATGGACAATCCTGAACAAAgacaatcaatttcaaatcgaataatgaaaattctatatCTAATAGCATTTATATTTCAAATCATGTCCATAATAGTATGGCCAATTTTATTGTTAATAAAAGATtctaaatataaatcaacaacaattgaagaCAATGTTTTTGATCCAAGACGTGATGACATACATCTATCATGGATCATTCCTATTGCATGTATTTTAATAACGTTTGGTTATtgggaaaattttcttggCAACAATAATCCTGacgatgattcatcatctaaAATCCAGAATCGATTTATACAATCATTATATCAGATTAAAGATAATTCAAAACGAAGTAAATTTGCTATCTATTTATTTGTATCAATTTGGAAATGTCTACTTCATTTGGCCATAATGCTAGTAATTCAAGGTTTGTTGGCCATCCATCAACCAAAGACGACAGAtgcaaatgataatgatgttgatgatgatagtaatATGAACCGAATGGCCgatatgatgaattttatgtTTACCAATTTCACTCAAGCATTTCGACAACATCCGATCACATTGGTAGCTAATGCCGGATTCAATT ATCGTCATCCTACAATCGATTCTGATCCAATGTTGCCTATCTGGATTGGATTGATACAAATTGCTGCAGCATTTTTTTGctatcaaacaatcaatttcgTTTGCAAAATCTGTATTCAACCATTAGGATTTGGATTGCCAATCACAATGGCAATGCCCTTAACTGTTTCATTGACACATTCGTTGGGCCAAATTGCCATCAATGATCGATGCTGGCTGCCTGATCAGTGGAACATCTTTGATTatacatttttcaatgtccCGTACGatatttttgatcataaatgttggataaattatttattctatGCCATATGGATGATGACTTTCATATCACAAATAATCATAACCAATCATATTTGGATCTCATCCAAAGAACGATTAGCATCAACAAATCAGCTATTTATGTTGCCTTTATATTCATCTGCCtttatcgatcaatcattaatgttGAATCGCCGCCGCAATTATGACAACGAtatttggtcatcattattgaatgaaaatgaggCTGATTCATCGATGGATGGCCGAAAATCTCCAATGCAAGAATTTCAACGAAAATCCTCCAAAGagaatgatgacaatgatattCGTATATATGCCTGTGCAACCGTATGGCATGAAACGGCTGATGAATTATTGCAAAtgttaaaatcaatcatgCGAATGGACAAGGATCAATGTTGCCGATCACTGGCTGTCAAATGTCTACAGGTTAAGAAACGTGATGtcgatttttatcaatttgaaa cACATTTGCTCGTTGATGATGCTTTTAAAAAAGGCAAATATTACAAAAAGAATGCAAACGATTTGGACATCAATGAATATGTACAAACATTGATCGATGTGTTGGATGAAGCTGCACAAAATGTTCATCAACGTTATATTACGATAAAGCCACCTATCATCCATATGACACCATATGGTGGCCGTATTGAATGGATTTTGCCTGGTCGTACTAAATTGATAGCTCATCTTAAAGATAAATCAAGAATTAGACATCGAAAACGATGGTCTCAA GTGATGTACATGTATTATTTACTAGGATATAAAATCTATCAGCAAGAACCGGATCGAAGAGATgcattgatgaaaaacaccTATTTATTGGCATTGGATGGCGACATTAATTTCCAACCGGATGCGGTTTTACTATTGGTCGATTTGATGcgaaaaaattcgaaattaGGTGCCGCTTGTGGACGTGTTCATCCTGTTGGAGTAGGGCCAATGGCCTGGtatcaaaaatttgaatatgcCATTTCTCATTGGCTACAAAAAGCTACCGAACATGTATTTGGCTGTGTTCTTTGTAGTCCTGgatgtttttcattgtttcgtGCATCGGCTTTATCTGATACGAACGTTATGAATCGTTATACAACAAAACCGACGGAAGCCATACATTATGTTCAATATGATCAAGGTGAAGATCGATGGCTATgcacattattattgcaacAAGGTTGGAAAGTCGAATATTCGGCTGCATCCGATTCGTTTACACATTGTCCCGAAGGATTCGATGAATTCTATATTCAAAGAAGACGTTGGGCGCCATCTACCATGGCCAATATCATTGATTTACTGAAAAGTTACAGAAATACGGTTCGAGCGAATGATGATATCTCATCGCTTTATATGCTTTATCAGGCCGGTTTAATGTTGGGCACAATTTTAAGTCCTGGAACGATATTTCTTATGTTGGTTGGAGCCGTCAATAATTCATTCggattaaaaaatgaaatatcatTCTACATTAATATAGTTCCGGTtttaattttcgttttggCTGGTTTTTTTACTGATAATAAGAAACAGATTTTAGTCGCCCAAATATTTAGTACGTTTTACGTGATGCTAATGTTGGCGGTACTCGTGTCGACTGGCATCGAAATTTATGACGAATCAATCTTCTCACCATCTGTCATTTTCTTTGTCGGCATGTTGACTGTATTTATTATATCGGCATTAATTCATCCACAGGAATTCACTTGTTTGATACCTGTCGTTATATACATGTTGATGATACCCAGCATGTATTTATTGTTGACATTGtattcaattatcaatttgaatgtaGTCGTTTGGGGTACACGTGAAAATCCACAGACAGTAGAAACTAAACAACCAGTTCAACCAACGCCAAAACAGTCAGATAATTTTCTCCATGATGTACGTCAATATTTTCGAAATCGATCACGAAAATTGGAAGTATTAAATTGTGTATGTTGTGGATCATCtcgcaatgatgatgaactttcATTGCTACATGAGATAAAAGATTCAATGCATCAAGTCCGATCTGATAtggacaaaatgaaaactcaAAATTCTGTAGGTAGTAATATAATTCGTCGAATGAGCCTTTGGAATAGGCGACGATCAACGATTGCCGAACCAACACCGGACCAATTAGAAAAAGATCCATTATTGGCAGATGATGCTCAAGACATTATAGATGAGGACGTTCTACTGAATATCGCCAATCAACCAATCAGTGATGAAGTGAAAGAGGCTGAAGAAATCTCCAATCTACGACGACCAAGATGGATACATaataaacatttgaaaaatgccAACACTCATCCAATCGATGAAGAGgaagaaaaattctggacattatttattgaaaaatatctaAAACCATTAGACAAGAATGAAGAACATgagaaaaaagtaaaatcTGATTTGATTAATCTAAGAAACCAGGCATTTTTTGCATTGAgcattatcaatattatattcgttctgtttgtttatctTATGCAATTGCATAAAGATATTTTCAGCTTTGAAATTACACTATCACAAACGCAGAATGGTACAAAAACGGTACTAATCGAAGATGAAGAACATGATATTCCTATTTATGTTACAAAAAAGATTGCCATGGATCCTGTTGGCTTTATATTGATTCTATTTTTCGgcgtaatcatcatcattcaatttatcgGAATGTTGTTACATCGAATGGGAACGTTAACTCACCTGCTTGCATTTACCGATCTGAATTTCTTTCAAGTTCGTGCCGAAGAtatcaaagaaaaacgacaattggatcaaaattcattgcaattagttcaatcaatcatgaaTGATACTGAAGAATCCGACCAGGATTATGGTCATTTTGATATGGAAGAATTTTTCCTTCCCGCCATGTTAAGAGTGATGGATCCAGATACTGCATACG aaatgatcaaaaaaatgaaaccaaataCGAATGtttccaagaaaaaattgggtGCAGAATTATCAAGAAGAAGCTCAACATTCGTCGGTCGTAGTACTTTCTATACGATGCCTGAAGAAAACGATGAAAATACTGATGACAATAGTTATGATAAACAACATTTCAAAG AAAATGTTTCCGATTCTGATTCGATCGATATGTCTATTTTTAGTCGCGGATCATCACCGATTAGAAAAGATGCACCCATATCAGTAGAAAGTGATGATTCCACATATCTTTGA